The following are encoded in a window of Candidatus Zixiibacteriota bacterium genomic DNA:
- a CDS encoding trypsin-like peptidase domain-containing protein: MDHGDRCRHIPKLTTRYLCLALAASLGGIAVHGMSQARVPGGPPGSLLQALEHELRTVVDAVSPSVVTIRSACRMDSGRTPKAGSSSLSVGSGVIMDTLGRILTTSRVIEDADDFWVESADGRLFQATLLGTHGDVAVLQITATNLVPARFGDGANLGVGSFVAAIGNSYGYSGGLSWGEVNGFRPDGTIQMSLGVSAGSSGGALVNSRGEVIGLVKAKISEPFYVDPLLLPAGEGRGSVTVPGRRLELPTSSVSLAIPITVALRAAGRVTDVGFEAPAYIGVYVEDLTGWYAAHFKTENGVLVTGVVEHTPAARFGIKQGDVIVTVDRQVVPSVRRFRQIISQSRPGQRLMIDLLRGGKPLKVALEAGRADLPELQVSTAPSSSALGPSGGSPFWLPSAIVQDRLARPDRPGLGAAPKGDQEPTDWAQRLRRLEQIVDSLQQELSALRHTGQH, translated from the coding sequence ATGGACCATGGCGATCGGTGTAGGCACATCCCAAAGCTGACAACACGATACCTATGTCTGGCGCTTGCCGCGTCGTTGGGCGGCATCGCAGTCCATGGCATGTCGCAGGCCCGGGTGCCGGGAGGTCCGCCCGGTTCCTTGCTGCAGGCGCTCGAGCATGAACTACGAACCGTGGTCGATGCTGTTTCTCCTTCCGTGGTCACGATTCGCTCCGCCTGCCGCATGGACTCGGGCCGCACCCCGAAGGCGGGGTCATCGTCGCTTTCCGTGGGTTCCGGTGTCATTATGGATACGCTCGGCCGAATCCTCACCACGTCACGCGTCATCGAGGATGCCGATGATTTTTGGGTCGAATCGGCCGATGGACGGCTCTTTCAAGCGACGCTGCTCGGCACTCATGGCGACGTCGCCGTTCTGCAGATTACCGCCACCAACCTCGTGCCGGCCCGGTTCGGAGACGGCGCGAACCTTGGCGTGGGATCGTTCGTCGCGGCCATCGGGAATTCCTACGGATACTCCGGCGGGTTGTCGTGGGGGGAGGTCAATGGGTTCCGGCCCGATGGGACAATCCAGATGTCGCTGGGTGTTTCCGCCGGGAGTTCCGGCGGCGCGTTGGTGAACAGCCGCGGCGAAGTCATCGGTCTTGTCAAGGCCAAGATCTCCGAGCCGTTCTATGTCGATCCACTCCTTCTGCCCGCCGGTGAGGGACGTGGGTCTGTCACCGTTCCCGGCCGGCGACTGGAATTGCCGACCTCCTCCGTCTCGCTGGCCATTCCGATCACGGTGGCACTGCGGGCGGCCGGGCGTGTCACCGATGTCGGTTTTGAAGCGCCCGCCTACATCGGCGTGTATGTTGAAGATCTGACCGGCTGGTATGCCGCCCACTTCAAGACCGAGAACGGTGTCTTGGTCACCGGGGTCGTGGAACACACACCGGCGGCACGCTTCGGGATCAAACAGGGGGATGTGATTGTCACAGTTGATCGCCAGGTTGTCCCGTCCGTCCGACGCTTCCGTCAGATCATCTCTCAGTCCCGTCCCGGGCAACGGCTGATGATCGACCTGCTCCGAGGTGGCAAACCGCTTAAGGTCGCGCTGGAAGCGGGCCGGGCGGATCTGCCCGAGCTGCAGGTCAGCACCGCGCCCTCGTCTTCTGCGTTAGGTCCATCCGGTGGTTCTCCCTTCTGGCTCCCTTCCGCGATTGTCCAAGATCGGCTGGCACGACCCGACAGGCCCGGTCTGGGTGCGGCACCGAAGGGGGATCAAGAACCGACAGACTGGGCGCAGCGCCTGCGCCGCCTGGAACAGATCGTGGACTCGCTGCAACAGGAATTGTCGGCTCTCAGACATACAGGCCAACACTGA
- a CDS encoding DUF2064 domain-containing protein encodes MAVRSVILIQLRNPVGKNEPVPVLRVFDDVQMLRLKRAFFEDTLCQVAAINQVDIKIAFAPSSRLVWGRDAIANLVERFPRRRAFQSLPERTELIAQAVAPIAERTTENLRRCLENGYAQIILLAGYIPTIRSELIQSALNHLKRHPLILGPTIEGGCYLVGLRSDSPEAAALVSIGTDTSYKDSTSALTAAGMTWQEIDLSYDVSHQEDLEFIVREINHCRFTGDEETARCTEAVLAEFMRDKPGAGDGKGTGS; translated from the coding sequence ATGGCCGTCCGCTCAGTCATCCTGATCCAGTTGCGCAACCCCGTCGGCAAGAACGAGCCGGTGCCGGTGCTGCGCGTCTTTGATGACGTGCAGATGCTGCGGCTGAAGCGCGCGTTCTTTGAGGATACGCTCTGCCAGGTGGCCGCGATCAATCAAGTCGACATCAAGATCGCCTTCGCCCCGTCGTCCCGGCTGGTGTGGGGGCGCGATGCGATTGCCAATCTGGTCGAGCGCTTTCCCCGGCGCCGCGCCTTCCAGTCTTTGCCCGAGCGCACCGAACTGATCGCCCAAGCGGTGGCGCCGATCGCCGAGCGGACGACCGAGAATCTGCGGCGGTGTCTGGAGAACGGCTATGCGCAGATCATTCTGTTGGCGGGATACATCCCGACGATTCGCTCGGAGTTGATCCAGTCGGCGCTGAACCATCTCAAACGCCATCCGCTGATTCTCGGCCCGACCATCGAGGGCGGCTGTTATCTGGTTGGTCTCCGGTCCGACTCTCCCGAAGCGGCCGCGTTGGTATCGATTGGGACTGACACCTCATACAAGGACTCCACGTCGGCGCTAACCGCCGCCGGCATGACGTGGCAGGAGATCGACCTGTCATATGATGTCAGCCATCAGGAAGACCTCGAGTTCATCGTGCGGGAGATCAATCACTGCCGATTCACGGGTGACGAGGAGACGGCGCGCTGCACGGAGGCGGTCCTTGCCGAGTTCATGCGCGACAAGCCCGGTGCCGGCGACGGCAAGGGGACAGGGTCGTAG
- a CDS encoding zf-HC2 domain-containing protein produces MRCRKARWYLSARCDGTLSERQRVRLDAHLSACPECRREGFYFSEIGALAERLEKVSVRPDFNLRLRAAIRRVETGESRPAWRRRFIPVIPRPVLALAAATLVVGVGLGAYRFLSPAPGPLAQGKVDAAGELSTSSALPATLTPVEGLTPEMRRLQEQYLAAGRLPENYIVEAVGLNDPTSKKLPTRYVLPTVSTEQVSRKDSF; encoded by the coding sequence GTGCGTTGTCGCAAGGCACGTTGGTACCTGTCCGCACGTTGTGACGGGACGCTGTCCGAACGCCAGCGGGTGCGTTTGGACGCCCATCTTTCGGCATGTCCTGAATGCCGACGGGAGGGCTTCTACTTCTCGGAGATCGGTGCTTTGGCCGAGCGTCTGGAGAAGGTCTCGGTGCGTCCCGACTTCAATCTGCGGTTGCGGGCGGCGATCCGACGTGTCGAGACCGGTGAGTCCCGTCCCGCTTGGCGCCGGCGCTTCATCCCCGTCATTCCCCGTCCCGTTCTAGCCCTGGCAGCCGCCACGCTCGTGGTCGGCGTCGGTCTGGGTGCCTATCGGTTTCTTTCTCCGGCGCCGGGTCCGCTCGCGCAGGGAAAGGTGGACGCGGCCGGAGAGTTGTCAACGTCCTCCGCACTGCCCGCGACGCTGACCCCTGTGGAAGGTCTGACGCCGGAGATGCGTCGCCTTCAGGAGCAGTATCTGGCGGCTGGTCGGCTGCCGGAGAACTATATCGTTGAGGCGGTCGGCCTCAATGACCCAACCTCCAAGAAACTCCCGACCCGCTATGTTCTGCCTACAGTGTCTACCGAGCAGGTCTCGCGCAAAGACAGTTTCTAA
- the bamD gene encoding outer membrane protein assembly factor BamD — MSTWRRTAAGNPGHVMRLALALGAALLLSCSAHHVPPTPGSAPEMFTQARSLYEHKKWDKAKIALESVIFNHPGATVVDSAQFLLAMCSYRQKDYVIAADEFRRLRSRYPTSPLVDEADMMRCRSLLLTAPSNSALDQDRTQEAVVQLRLFKDNHPLSPYLPTVDSLVAQADGRLSKRDFKTGVLYHRLGRYEAARIYLQRLIDEFTDSPLVPEALFYIGEGHRRLDSLDRAQEYYEKLIYVYPDHPRTAKARKRVAELARRREQLQAGP, encoded by the coding sequence ATGAGTACTTGGAGACGGACAGCTGCCGGCAACCCGGGGCACGTGATGCGGCTGGCATTGGCGTTGGGCGCGGCGCTGCTGCTCTCGTGCAGCGCCCACCATGTCCCACCGACTCCCGGTTCGGCTCCCGAGATGTTCACCCAAGCACGTTCCCTCTACGAGCACAAGAAATGGGACAAGGCCAAGATCGCGCTGGAGAGCGTCATCTTCAATCACCCCGGCGCTACGGTCGTGGACTCGGCGCAGTTCCTTCTGGCGATGTGTTCCTACCGGCAGAAAGACTATGTCATCGCCGCCGACGAATTCCGGCGTCTGCGGTCGCGCTATCCGACCAGTCCCCTCGTCGACGAAGCCGACATGATGCGGTGCCGTTCTCTGCTGCTGACGGCGCCGAGCAACTCGGCACTCGACCAGGATCGCACCCAGGAGGCGGTGGTACAACTGCGATTGTTCAAAGACAACCATCCGCTGTCGCCATATCTGCCCACCGTCGATTCGCTGGTGGCTCAGGCGGACGGTCGGTTGTCGAAGCGGGATTTCAAGACCGGCGTGCTCTATCACCGCCTCGGGCGGTATGAGGCGGCCCGCATCTACCTCCAGCGGCTGATCGACGAGTTCACGGATTCGCCGCTGGTGCCTGAGGCGTTGTTTTACATTGGCGAGGGGCATCGGCGGCTCGACTCGCTGGACCGGGCGCAGGAGTACTACGAGAAACTGATCTACGTGTATCCCGATCATCCGCGAACGGCCAAGGCGCGGAAGCGCGTGGCTGAGTTGGCCCGGCGCCGCGAGCAACTGCAGGCCGGCCCGTAG
- the nadD gene encoding nicotinate-nucleotide adenylyltransferase has protein sequence MTGWGAAMAQRIAILGGTFDPVHVGHLVLAVCAREQLAADRLLLVPNVRSPLKSTTPQASFADRYEMLCLAVGDDSGVSISDIEGQRGGISFTIDTLRALRDEYAHGEFFLLLGGDALRDFSAWKDHQEVAALAHLVGVQRGVDPLAPAAPLKHVIEMPRIDVSSSLLRVRIAAGLTIDFMTPAAVVLYIRSHGLYRRA, from the coding sequence TTGACTGGGTGGGGCGCGGCGATGGCGCAGCGGATCGCAATCCTCGGCGGGACGTTTGATCCGGTCCACGTCGGTCACTTGGTGCTCGCCGTGTGTGCCCGCGAGCAGTTGGCCGCCGACCGGCTCCTGTTGGTCCCGAACGTCCGTTCACCGCTCAAGTCAACGACGCCTCAGGCATCATTCGCCGACCGGTACGAAATGCTCTGCCTTGCGGTCGGCGATGACTCCGGCGTGTCCATCAGTGACATTGAGGGGCAAAGGGGTGGAATCTCATTCACCATTGACACGCTGCGGGCGCTCCGTGACGAGTACGCACACGGCGAGTTCTTCCTGTTGCTCGGGGGCGATGCGCTGCGCGACTTCTCGGCGTGGAAAGACCATCAGGAGGTCGCCGCATTGGCGCACTTGGTCGGCGTGCAGCGCGGGGTTGATCCCCTGGCCCCGGCCGCTCCCCTGAAACACGTCATCGAAATGCCGCGCATCGATGTCTCGTCTTCGTTGCTCCGGGTGAGGATCGCCGCCGGTCTGACAATCGACTTCATGACACCCGCTGCCGTGGTCCTGTACATTCGTTCGCACGGGCTGTACCGTCGTGCATAG
- a CDS encoding sigma-70 family RNA polymerase sigma factor, which translates to MDTSKAIDHGLMRRVQQDDYDAFEQLVDRYKSRLVNIIYRMLGDQNEAEDLVQETFLRVWTHRQDYDFSYCLSTWIYTIALNLGKNELRKRRKFKFYSLFDLSEKGVDIPDTKMGPSALGHLLQGAIGRLPIRYKEAFLLRDVEQLPYEEVAQILGVPLGTVKSRVNRARAVLKDELKPKLEQSGALSQGTLVPVRTL; encoded by the coding sequence TTGGATACCTCAAAAGCCATCGACCATGGGCTGATGCGTCGAGTCCAGCAGGATGACTACGACGCGTTCGAGCAACTCGTGGATCGGTACAAGTCACGACTGGTCAACATCATCTACCGGATGCTCGGCGATCAAAACGAGGCCGAGGATCTGGTCCAAGAGACCTTCCTTCGTGTCTGGACACATCGCCAGGATTATGACTTTTCGTACTGTCTGTCGACTTGGATCTATACAATCGCGCTGAACTTGGGCAAGAACGAGTTGCGGAAACGCCGTAAGTTCAAGTTTTACAGTCTCTTCGATCTTTCGGAGAAAGGTGTCGACATCCCCGACACCAAGATGGGGCCCTCAGCCCTCGGTCACCTCCTCCAAGGAGCGATCGGTCGCTTGCCGATCCGGTACAAGGAGGCCTTCCTGTTGCGCGACGTTGAGCAATTGCCGTACGAGGAAGTCGCTCAGATTTTGGGAGTCCCACTGGGGACGGTCAAGTCACGGGTCAATCGCGCCCGTGCGGTGTTGAAAGATGAACTGAAACCGAAGTTGGAGCAATCCGGTGCGTTGTCGCAAGGCACGTTGGTACCTGTCCGCACGTTGTGA
- a CDS encoding creatininase family protein → MPVYWEDLNWAEFQKRVPEEFAVAIIPVGTIEAHGVAPLGTDNFIPIDLVTQMAVDLGALICPPIHYGQVRGLAGYPGGISVDEEIFAAYCTSVFRGIAGWGFDSLIVINGHGGNTQSLKKAAWAVHSETGLKMLVVDWWVLANPVCEEVYGQSGGHAGTDENGYVLAIRPETIHRDWYSEKMIFPFDPAITTYPYPGPIIIYKSDEGAPDFDPDKAQRYRAGAIAKVRDYCRAVLSQWETMGL, encoded by the coding sequence ATGCCTGTCTATTGGGAGGATCTCAACTGGGCGGAGTTTCAAAAGCGGGTTCCGGAGGAATTCGCGGTTGCCATCATCCCGGTCGGTACCATCGAGGCCCATGGCGTCGCGCCGCTGGGAACCGACAACTTCATTCCCATCGACTTGGTGACGCAGATGGCCGTCGATCTCGGTGCGCTCATCTGTCCACCCATCCACTATGGACAGGTGCGCGGCCTCGCCGGCTACCCCGGCGGGATCTCCGTCGACGAGGAGATCTTCGCCGCCTATTGCACGAGCGTCTTTCGCGGCATCGCGGGGTGGGGCTTCGACAGTCTGATCGTCATCAATGGCCATGGCGGCAACACGCAATCGTTGAAGAAGGCCGCGTGGGCGGTCCACAGCGAGACCGGGCTGAAGATGCTCGTCGTCGATTGGTGGGTGCTGGCCAATCCAGTGTGCGAAGAGGTCTACGGTCAATCAGGAGGACACGCTGGCACGGACGAGAACGGTTACGTCTTGGCCATCCGGCCCGAAACGATTCATCGCGACTGGTATTCCGAAAAGATGATCTTCCCCTTCGATCCGGCCATCACGACCTATCCCTATCCCGGCCCGATCATCATCTACAAGTCCGACGAGGGCGCCCCCGATTTCGATCCCGACAAGGCCCAGCGCTATCGCGCCGGCGCCATCGCCAAGGTCCGTGACTACTGCCGCGCCGTGTTATCTCAGTGGGAGACGATGGGATTGTAG
- a CDS encoding transglycosylase SLT domain-containing protein produces the protein MRRRLLIVRRRGMSIGWPMAAALVAAWVLPLVGFVHLARQNVALTETLRQQRAEFERQNDEITRLRERLRILEAIEDLQTRLSPDEAAHLARHVYDYSRRHRIDPLLLLAMIDVESSFRTRSMSVMGARGLLQLLPSTGRAVAARLGQDWPGDDGLFEPEFNLRLAATYLSDLIDDFGSVEKALVAYNHGEGAVRLRLSTGEPLPTGYVQRVLATYHWLQFRHASLPLCRNANTQDP, from the coding sequence GTGAGAAGACGGCTTCTGATCGTGCGACGGCGCGGCATGAGCATTGGCTGGCCCATGGCCGCTGCGCTCGTGGCCGCGTGGGTCTTGCCTCTGGTGGGTTTCGTCCATCTGGCGCGCCAGAATGTGGCGCTCACCGAGACTCTGAGGCAGCAAAGAGCGGAGTTTGAACGCCAGAATGACGAGATTACCCGCCTGCGGGAGCGGCTGCGCATCTTGGAGGCGATCGAGGATCTGCAGACCCGGCTATCCCCGGATGAAGCCGCCCACTTGGCCCGCCATGTCTACGACTACAGCCGGCGCCACCGGATCGATCCTCTGTTATTGCTGGCGATGATCGATGTCGAGTCGAGTTTCCGGACCCGCAGCATGTCGGTGATGGGCGCCCGGGGGTTGTTGCAGCTCCTTCCCTCGACCGGACGCGCCGTCGCGGCCCGCCTCGGTCAGGACTGGCCGGGCGACGATGGTCTCTTCGAGCCCGAGTTCAATCTCCGGTTGGCCGCCACGTATTTATCTGATTTGATCGATGATTTTGGGAGTGTGGAAAAGGCGCTGGTGGCGTACAATCACGGCGAGGGGGCGGTCCGACTGCGACTGTCGACCGGCGAACCGCTGCCGACCGGGTATGTTCAACGCGTCCTGGCCACCTACCACTGGCTCCAGTTCCGCCATGCTTCGCTGCCGCTCTGCCGCAACGCCAACACACAGGACCCGTAG